The following proteins are encoded in a genomic region of Toxotes jaculatrix isolate fToxJac2 chromosome 3, fToxJac2.pri, whole genome shotgun sequence:
- the LOC121179536 gene encoding globoside alpha-1,3-N-acetylgalactosaminyltransferase 1-like isoform X1 encodes MALFPFCKTPTGSVRVTRIQLVLYCFLLCLIIYFLHGRKGTASGKSPHPIFHALGMDRGGEMTVVKPAVPQTPMETPWGAPLVWGGTRNSAWRRAKFAQQGIRTGLLTLVVGTYSHFVRRFLSSAETYFLPGQMVTYYILTDSPHSLDPPIELGPERELKVVPVAELPGWDRLAHRRMALLADAIKEPISSEVEYIFCADVDQEFVAPVGQEILGDLVATLHPELYGMPRNTFPYEVEEVSSACVEEDEGDYYYTSELYGGLVSDMYRLARACSLLILEDQANGVVARGLEESYLNRYLIDHRPTCVLSPEYSWWDSALAADVPVQRLVSLGRQCESYDKKAREQHKC; translated from the exons ATGGCGTTGTTTCCGTTCTGCAAGACGCCCACAG GATCTGTCAGAGTGACCAGAATACAGCTAGTCCTGTATTGTTTCCTCCTGTGTCTTATCATAT ACTTTCTCCATGGACGTAAAGGCACTGCCAGTGGGAAGTCACCTCACCCTATCTTTCATGCCTTGGGAATGGATAGGGGAGGAGAAATGACAGTTGTCAAGCCAGCGGTACCACAAACTCCTATGGAGACACCATGGGGTGCTCCTTTAGTGTGGGGTGGCACCCGCAACTCGGCCTGGCGCAGAGCTAAATTCGCACAACAGGGAATCCGTACAGGTCTGCTGACCCTCGTTGTGGGAACTTACAGCCACTTTGTCCGACGCTTCCTCTCTTCAGCTGAAACCTACTTTCTCCCAGGTCAGATGGTAACCTACTACATTCTCACAGACAGTCCCCATTCTCTGGATCCCCCCATCGAGTTGGGGCCAGAACGAGAGCTGAAGGTGGTTCCTGTCGCAGAGCTGCCTGGGTGGGACAGACTGGCCCATCGTCGTATGGCCCTGCTTGCTGATGCCATCAAAGAGCCAATCAGCAGCGAGGTTGAATACATTTTCTGCGCTGACGTTGACCAGGAGTTTGTGGCCCCTGTGGGACAGGAAATCCTAGGAGACCTGGTGGCCACGTTACACCCTGAGCTCTATGGGATGCCACGAAATACATTTCCTTATGAAGTTGAAGAAGTCTCATCTGCTTGtgtggaggaagatgaaggagaCTACTACTACACCTCAGAGTTGTATGGTGGGTTGGTTTCTGATATGTACAGACTGGCTCGCGCCTGCTCTTTGCTCATTCTGGAGGACCAGGCCAATGGAGTAGTGGCAAGGGGCCTTGAGGAGAGCTACCTGAACCGCTACCTGATCGACCACAGGCCGACCTGTGTGCTGTCACCAGAGTACAGCTGGTGGGACTCGGCCCTGGCCGCTGATGTGCCTGTACAGAGGCTAGTCTCCCTGGGAAGGCAATGTGAGTCTTACGATAAGAAGGCGAGAGAGCAGCACAAATGTTGA
- the LOC121179536 gene encoding globoside alpha-1,3-N-acetylgalactosaminyltransferase 1-like isoform X2, whose translation MALFPFCKTPTDFLHGRKGTASGKSPHPIFHALGMDRGGEMTVVKPAVPQTPMETPWGAPLVWGGTRNSAWRRAKFAQQGIRTGLLTLVVGTYSHFVRRFLSSAETYFLPGQMVTYYILTDSPHSLDPPIELGPERELKVVPVAELPGWDRLAHRRMALLADAIKEPISSEVEYIFCADVDQEFVAPVGQEILGDLVATLHPELYGMPRNTFPYEVEEVSSACVEEDEGDYYYTSELYGGLVSDMYRLARACSLLILEDQANGVVARGLEESYLNRYLIDHRPTCVLSPEYSWWDSALAADVPVQRLVSLGRQCESYDKKAREQHKC comes from the exons ATGGCGTTGTTTCCGTTCTGCAAGACGCCCACAG ACTTTCTCCATGGACGTAAAGGCACTGCCAGTGGGAAGTCACCTCACCCTATCTTTCATGCCTTGGGAATGGATAGGGGAGGAGAAATGACAGTTGTCAAGCCAGCGGTACCACAAACTCCTATGGAGACACCATGGGGTGCTCCTTTAGTGTGGGGTGGCACCCGCAACTCGGCCTGGCGCAGAGCTAAATTCGCACAACAGGGAATCCGTACAGGTCTGCTGACCCTCGTTGTGGGAACTTACAGCCACTTTGTCCGACGCTTCCTCTCTTCAGCTGAAACCTACTTTCTCCCAGGTCAGATGGTAACCTACTACATTCTCACAGACAGTCCCCATTCTCTGGATCCCCCCATCGAGTTGGGGCCAGAACGAGAGCTGAAGGTGGTTCCTGTCGCAGAGCTGCCTGGGTGGGACAGACTGGCCCATCGTCGTATGGCCCTGCTTGCTGATGCCATCAAAGAGCCAATCAGCAGCGAGGTTGAATACATTTTCTGCGCTGACGTTGACCAGGAGTTTGTGGCCCCTGTGGGACAGGAAATCCTAGGAGACCTGGTGGCCACGTTACACCCTGAGCTCTATGGGATGCCACGAAATACATTTCCTTATGAAGTTGAAGAAGTCTCATCTGCTTGtgtggaggaagatgaaggagaCTACTACTACACCTCAGAGTTGTATGGTGGGTTGGTTTCTGATATGTACAGACTGGCTCGCGCCTGCTCTTTGCTCATTCTGGAGGACCAGGCCAATGGAGTAGTGGCAAGGGGCCTTGAGGAGAGCTACCTGAACCGCTACCTGATCGACCACAGGCCGACCTGTGTGCTGTCACCAGAGTACAGCTGGTGGGACTCGGCCCTGGCCGCTGATGTGCCTGTACAGAGGCTAGTCTCCCTGGGAAGGCAATGTGAGTCTTACGATAAGAAGGCGAGAGAGCAGCACAAATGTTGA